In Dysidea avara chromosome 3, odDysAvar1.4, whole genome shotgun sequence, a single window of DNA contains:
- the LOC136251664 gene encoding uncharacterized protein — protein MHRWSTLDLLLSNEAIPNSRGAAKSLSIKNDNGNYLHTGAINICAPSKCPWYCSSDHVLYKSDHVFADFLQSVCADKGDTTSVQQSGIQLNCQSTVHAVDKECCLNLHNAETETVVKMSALPRIKNYTNNAARHEVNYLAIRVEHARYDTNASRKIRSGIHSQQSFAHYSDPPYMLVEEEARCLNGTLGASLVINCNFRFIGFVSTRRFLMTGLPDFTRAASIVVECNVQDKQEFWCASVLYYLHYSDPRSCFLSWNLHISRLCRLITMQNNSHVITKYNKSDFSMNIKESAGVEGEFMRSGTTKNDWNCSFRAIHNIKSIKIKLDITASPKYDLLQDWAQVSIELNVLPSRFCNRNLPSQHWMLSVLEEMTVECIVATIRYYVVYTTVLKTARRYNARTKGYLTLVQSSVPTAAQSVTHMTLPSCTGSDRYCSSERGIGQEQHLVALEFAHQNPPFEFYVPRSPSVDNSIDSRIMPQSTGAGLVPQNTQCLAGNSETNNDNKMPAMSFSFSAVSLTSFTTQWETGGNNDSGVEVSPTEPDFVSNDGRLCLPVQVTDDEERVTWNTGLLDEVESDRDSSRIPQQEFFELY, from the exons ATGCACAGATGGAGCACTCTAGACCTACTGCTATCTAATGAAGCGATCCCCAACAGTAGAGGTGCTGCTAAAAGTCTATCAATTAAAAATGATAATGGAAATTACTTGCATACTGGTGCAATAAATATTTGTGCTCCTTCTAAATGCCCATGGTATTGTTCATCAGATCATGTTTTATACAAAAGTGACCACGTCTTTGCTGATTTTTTACAATCTGTTTGTGCTGATAAAGGTGACACCACTTCTGTGCAGCAGTCTGGCATACAATTGAATTGTCAATCTACTGTACATGCAGTTGATAAAGAGTGCTGTTTAAACTTACATAATGCTGAGACAGAGACTGTTGTCAAGATGAGTGCTTTACCAAGAATCAAAAATTACACTAACAATGCAGCAAGGCATGAAGTAAATTATTTGGCAATCAGAGTAGAACATGCTAGATATGACACAAATGCAAGCCGCAAGATTAGGAGTGGTATACATAGTCAACAATCCTTTGCTCACTACAGTGACCCTCCATATATGCTAGTGGAGGAGGAAGCACGTTGCTTAAATGGCACACTTGGTGCTTCGCTAGTTATTAATTGCAACTTCCGTTTTATTGGTTTTGTATCAACCAGGAGATTTCTGATGACAGGCTTGCCGGACTTTACAAGAGCAGCATCAATTGTTGTGGAATGTAATGTACAAGACAAGCAGGAATTCTGGTGTGCTAGTGTATTATACTACCTACACTATTCTGACCCTCGAAGTTGCTTTCTGTCTTGGAATCTCCACATTTCAAGATTATGTCGACTGATCACAATGCAAAATAATTCTCATGTCATTACAAAGTATAATAAGTCAGATTTTAGCATGAATATCAAAGAAAGTGCAGGAGTTGAAGGAGAGTTTATGAGAAGTGGTACAACAAAAAATGACTGGAACTGTAGTTTTAGGGCAATACACAAcatcaaatcaataaaaataAAGTTGGACATCACAGCTTCCCCTAAATATGACTTGTTACAAGACTGGGCACAGGTTAGCATTGAACTGAATGTTCTGCCAAGCAGATTTTGCAACCGAAACTTGCCATCACAGCATTGGATGCTTTCTGTACTTGAGGAGATGACAGTTGAATGCATTGTTGCAACTATAAGGTATTATGTCGTTTATACAACTGTGTTGAAGACTGCAAggagatacaatgcaaggacaAAAG GTTATTTGACACTTGTACAAAGTAGTGTGCCTACAGCAGCACAATCAGTGACACATATGACTTTACCAAGCTGTACAGGAAGTGACAGGTATTGTAGTAGTGAACGAGGGATTGGACAAGAACAGCACCTTGTGGCCTTGGAATTTGCACATCAGAATCCACCCTTTGAGTTCTACGTACCACGATCACCTAGTGTTGATAATAGTATAGATAGCAGGATAATGCCTCAGAGTACAGGGGCTGGTTTAgttccacaaaatacacag TGTCTGGCTGGAAATTCGGAAACAAATAATGACAACAAGATGCCTGCTATGTCGTTCTCTTTCAGTGCTGTTAGTTTGACATCTTTCACTACACAATGGGAAACAGGTGGTAACAATGATAGTGGG GTGGAGGTGTCACCAACAGAACCTGATTTTGTGAGCAATGATGGGCGGCTGTGTCTGCCAGTACAG GTAACAGATGATGAAGAAAGAGTCACATGGAACACTGGATTACTG GATGAAGTTGAGTCAGACAGAGATTCTAGTCGTATACCACAGCAGGAATTTTTTGAGTTGTACTAA